A window of Pseudomonas mucidolens contains these coding sequences:
- the pqqB gene encoding pyrroloquinoline quinone biosynthesis protein PqqB produces MFVQILGSAAGGGFPQWNCNCVNCAGFRDGSLRAHARTQSSIAISDDGVNWVLCNASPDIRAQLQSFAPMQPGRALRDTGISAIILMDSQIDHTTGLLSLREGCPHQVWCTDMVHEDLSTGFPLFSMLTHWNGGLTWNRIELDASFTIPACPHLRFTPLPLRSAAPPYSPHRFDPHPGDNIGLIVEDLRSGGKLFYAPGLGKVDDPLLNIMAASDCLLVDGTMWDDDEMQRRGVGTRTGREMGHLAQNGPGGMLEVLEQLPKQRKVLIHINNTNPILDEDSTERAELARRNVEVAYDGMSIEL; encoded by the coding sequence ATGTTTGTCCAGATTCTAGGTTCCGCCGCCGGCGGCGGTTTCCCGCAGTGGAACTGCAACTGCGTGAACTGCGCGGGTTTTCGTGACGGCAGCCTGCGTGCTCATGCGCGCACTCAGTCGTCCATCGCGATTTCCGACGACGGGGTGAACTGGGTACTGTGCAACGCCTCCCCGGATATCCGTGCCCAACTGCAGAGTTTCGCGCCGATGCAACCCGGCCGCGCCCTGCGCGACACCGGTATCAGCGCAATCATCCTGATGGACAGCCAGATCGACCACACCACCGGTCTGCTGAGCCTGCGCGAAGGCTGCCCGCATCAAGTGTGGTGCACCGACATGGTTCATGAAGACCTGAGCACCGGATTCCCGCTGTTCAGCATGCTGACCCATTGGAACGGCGGCCTGACCTGGAATCGCATCGAGTTGGACGCAAGCTTTACCATCCCAGCCTGTCCCCACCTGCGCTTCACACCGCTACCGCTGCGCAGCGCCGCGCCGCCCTACTCGCCGCACCGTTTCGATCCGCACCCTGGCGATAACATCGGCTTGATCGTCGAAGATCTGCGCAGTGGCGGCAAACTGTTCTACGCCCCTGGCCTGGGCAAGGTGGACGACCCCCTGTTGAACATCATGGCCGCCAGCGACTGCCTGCTGGTGGACGGCACGATGTGGGACGACGACGAAATGCAACGTCGCGGCGTAGGCACCCGGACCGGCCGTGAAATGGGCCACTTGGCGCAAAACGGCCCAGGTGGCATGTTGGAAGTGCTCGAACAGCTGCCAAAGCAACGCAAGGTGCTTATCCACATCAACAACACCAACCCGATTCTCGACGAAGACTCAACCGAGCGCGCCGAACTGGCACGGCGCAATGTTGAAGTGGCCTACGATGGCATGAGCATTGAGTTGTAG
- the pqqD gene encoding pyrroloquinoline quinone biosynthesis peptide chaperone PqqD — MSIDRSKKPTWRQGYRYQYEPAQKGHVLLYPEGMIKLNESAALIGGLIDGERDVAAIVAKLEEQFPGVPELGDDIEQFMEVARAQHWIELA, encoded by the coding sequence ATGAGTATCGACCGCAGCAAAAAACCGACCTGGCGCCAAGGCTACCGTTACCAGTACGAACCCGCACAAAAAGGCCACGTACTGCTGTACCCGGAAGGCATGATCAAGCTCAACGAAAGTGCCGCGCTGATTGGCGGCTTGATTGATGGCGAGCGTGATGTGGCAGCGATTGTCGCTAAACTGGAGGAGCAATTCCCCGGTGTGCCTGAACTCGGTGATGACATCGAGCAATTCATGGAGGTCGCCCGTGCACAGCACTGGATCGAACTTGCCTGA
- a CDS encoding LysR family transcriptional regulator produces MDFKQLRYFVAVYEEGHVGRAAERLSISQPALSQQIRQLEQNLDVSLFERSSKRLLPTLAAHTLYNHALPLLDGMQQAIEALRNFKGQALRTLAIGVLQTVHTSLVPKMLERVRKAQPHLVVQIYELTGLEIERRLLNGSLDIGISYLPPRQPGLHGVLLYEDELKVVIPVEHPLREFKKVSLKQAAELPMLLLGEEFQIRQIWQAQLANLGRRPQVQAELNTMVGILDSLPHTRLATVLPGRSQDEHSHQALLWKPLSEPRVPLKVGLVCRDVQRQQATLKLLRTLLEDVMNGPHGPMAPLDGLT; encoded by the coding sequence ATGGATTTCAAGCAACTGCGTTATTTCGTCGCGGTGTATGAAGAAGGCCACGTAGGCCGCGCCGCCGAGCGCCTGTCGATCTCCCAGCCGGCGCTGTCGCAACAGATCCGCCAGCTCGAACAAAACCTCGATGTGAGCCTGTTCGAGCGCAGCAGCAAACGGCTGCTACCGACCTTGGCTGCCCATACCCTGTATAACCACGCCTTGCCGCTGCTCGACGGCATGCAACAGGCGATCGAGGCCCTGCGTAACTTCAAGGGCCAGGCGTTGCGCACCTTGGCCATCGGCGTGCTGCAAACCGTGCACACCAGCCTTGTCCCAAAAATGCTGGAACGCGTGCGCAAAGCCCAACCGCACCTGGTCGTGCAAATCTATGAGTTGACCGGACTTGAGATCGAGCGACGCTTGCTCAATGGCTCGCTGGACATCGGCATCAGTTACCTGCCGCCACGCCAACCCGGCTTGCACGGTGTGCTGTTGTACGAAGATGAACTGAAGGTTGTGATACCAGTTGAACATCCACTGCGCGAATTCAAGAAAGTCTCCCTGAAGCAGGCCGCCGAATTGCCCATGCTATTACTTGGCGAGGAGTTTCAAATCAGGCAGATCTGGCAAGCTCAACTGGCCAACCTCGGACGCCGGCCACAGGTACAGGCTGAGCTGAATACCATGGTCGGGATTCTCGACAGTCTGCCCCATACCAGGCTGGCCACCGTACTGCCCGGGCGTTCTCAGGACGAGCACAGCCACCAGGCATTGCTATGGAAACCCTTGAGTGAACCGCGGGTGCCATTGAAAGTGGGGTTGGTGTGTCGGGATGTGCAGCGGCAACAGGCAACACTGAAGTTGTTGCGCACCTTGCTCGAAGACGTGATGAATGGCCCGCATGGACCGATGGCGCCACTGGACGGGCTGACCTGA
- a CDS encoding YqaE/Pmp3 family membrane protein: MDIIRIIIAILLPPLGVFLQVGFGGAFWLNILLTLCGYIPGIVHAVYIIAKR, translated from the coding sequence ATGGACATCATTCGAATCATCATCGCTATTCTGTTGCCGCCCTTGGGCGTGTTCCTGCAAGTGGGTTTCGGCGGCGCGTTCTGGCTGAATATTTTGCTCACGCTGTGCGGCTACATCCCGGGCATCGTGCATGCGGTCTACATCATCGCCAAACGCTAA
- the pqqA gene encoding pyrroloquinoline quinone precursor peptide PqqA, whose protein sequence is MTWSKPAYTDLRIGFEVTMYFASR, encoded by the coding sequence ATGACTTGGTCCAAACCTGCTTACACTGATCTGCGTATCGGCTTTGAAGTCACCATGTACTTTGCCAGCCGCTGA
- the pqqE gene encoding pyrroloquinoline quinone biosynthesis protein PqqE yields MTSSNSWRSPVHSTGSNLPDKPEIGLPLWLLAELTYRCPLQCPYCSNPLDFAEQGKELSTEQWIKVFREAREMGAAQLGFSGGEPLVRQDLAELIGEARKLGFYTNLITSGIGLTEQKISDFKKAGLDHIQISFQASDEQVNNLLAGSKKAFAQKLEMARAVKAHGYPMVLNFVTHRHNIDKIDRIIELCIALEADFVELATCQFYGWAQLNRVGLLPTQEQLTRAERITNEYRAKLEAEGHPCKLIFVTPDYYEERPKACMNGWGSIFLTVTPDGTALPCHGARQMPVQFPNVRDHTMQHIWYDSFGFNRFRGYDWMPEPCRSCDEKEKDFGGCRCQAFMLTGDASNADPVCSKSADHGIILNARLEAEQATQTIEQLAFRNERNSRLIAKG; encoded by the coding sequence ATGACATCGAGCAATTCATGGAGGTCGCCCGTGCACAGCACTGGATCGAACTTGCCTGACAAACCCGAAATTGGCCTGCCGCTGTGGCTGCTGGCGGAGCTGACCTATCGCTGCCCGCTGCAATGCCCGTATTGCTCCAACCCGCTGGATTTTGCGGAGCAAGGCAAGGAGCTGAGCACCGAGCAATGGATCAAGGTATTTCGTGAAGCAAGGGAAATGGGCGCTGCACAACTGGGTTTTTCCGGCGGCGAACCGCTGGTGCGCCAGGACCTCGCCGAGCTGATTGGCGAGGCCCGCAAGCTGGGGTTCTATACCAACCTGATCACCTCCGGTATCGGCCTCACCGAGCAGAAGATCAGCGACTTCAAGAAAGCCGGCCTCGATCATATCCAGATCAGCTTTCAGGCCAGCGACGAACAGGTGAATAACCTGTTGGCCGGCTCGAAAAAAGCCTTTGCGCAAAAGCTGGAAATGGCCCGCGCGGTAAAAGCCCATGGTTATCCGATGGTGCTGAACTTCGTCACGCATCGGCACAATATCGACAAGATCGACCGCATCATCGAGCTGTGCATCGCGCTTGAGGCCGACTTCGTCGAACTCGCCACCTGCCAGTTTTATGGCTGGGCCCAGCTCAATCGTGTCGGCTTGCTGCCGACCCAGGAGCAACTGACCCGCGCCGAACGCATCACCAACGAGTACCGCGCCAAACTGGAAGCCGAAGGTCATCCGTGCAAACTGATCTTCGTCACCCCGGACTACTACGAAGAACGCCCCAAAGCCTGCATGAACGGCTGGGGCAGTATCTTTCTGACGGTGACGCCGGACGGTACAGCGCTACCCTGCCACGGCGCCCGACAGATGCCGGTGCAGTTTCCCAATGTGCGCGATCACACCATGCAACACATCTGGTACGACTCGTTCGGCTTCAACCGTTTTCGTGGCTATGACTGGATGCCCGAGCCGTGCCGCTCCTGCGACGAGAAGGAAAAGGACTTTGGCGGCTGCCGTTGCCAGGCGTTCATGCTGACCGGTGACGCCAGCAATGCCGACCCGGTGTGCAGCAAATCCGCCGATCACGGCATTATCCTCAACGCCCGCCTCGAGGCCGAACAGGCCACGCAGACCATCGAGCAATTGGCCTTTCGCAACGAGCGAAATTCACGCCTGATTGCCAAAGGCTGA
- the pqqC gene encoding pyrroloquinoline-quinone synthase PqqC has product MTEQPLSPTEFEQALRAKGAFYHIHHPYHVAMYEGRASREQIQGWVANRFYYQVNIPLKDAAILANCPDREIRREWIQRLLDHDGAPGEDGGIEAWLRLGQAVGLDPDQLRSQELVLPGVRFAVDAYVNFARRASWQEAASSSLTELFAPQIHQSRLDSWPQHYPWIDPTGYEYFRTRLGQARRDVEHGLAITLQHYTTREGQERMLEILQFKLDILWSMLDAMSMAYELKRPPYHSVTEQRVWHKGINL; this is encoded by the coding sequence ATGACCGAACAACCGCTGTCCCCTACTGAGTTTGAACAGGCCTTGCGGGCCAAGGGCGCTTTCTACCATATCCATCACCCTTATCATGTGGCGATGTACGAAGGGCGCGCCAGCCGCGAACAGATCCAGGGTTGGGTCGCCAATCGCTTCTATTACCAAGTCAACATTCCCCTCAAGGACGCTGCGATCCTGGCCAATTGCCCGGACCGGGAAATCCGTCGCGAGTGGATTCAACGCCTGCTCGACCACGATGGGGCACCTGGCGAAGACGGTGGTATCGAAGCCTGGCTGCGCCTGGGTCAAGCGGTTGGCCTGGACCCGGACCAATTGCGCTCCCAGGAACTGGTACTGCCCGGCGTGCGTTTTGCCGTCGATGCCTATGTCAACTTTGCCCGCCGCGCCAGTTGGCAGGAAGCAGCCAGCAGCTCGCTGACCGAACTGTTCGCCCCGCAGATCCACCAATCGCGGCTCGATAGCTGGCCCCAGCATTACCCGTGGATCGACCCCACCGGTTACGAATATTTCCGCACGCGCCTGGGCCAGGCTCGACGTGATGTCGAACACGGACTGGCCATCACGCTGCAGCACTACACCACCCGCGAAGGCCAGGAGCGCATGCTGGAAATTCTCCAGTTCAAACTGGACATCCTGTGGAGCATGCTTGATGCCATGAGCATGGCCTACGAACTGAAACGCCCGCCGTATCACAGCGTGACCGAGCAACGGGTCTGGCATAAGGGAATCAACTTATGA
- a CDS encoding aspartate aminotransferase family protein: MNLFNLRRPGPSLDDLILESQPVTLRDNPSTQCLMPSVDRPSQVFVRGQGSWLWDSDDRAYLDFSQGGAANSLGHSPSALVAALADQAQALINPGNGLHNRARLNLADRLCHSTGSDQAYVLNTGAEACEAAIKLARKWGQLHRGGAHHIITASSACHGRSLGALAASADARQNRFEPQLPGFSHVPFNDLPALHAAVDAQTVAIMLEPIQSAAGVIPAREEYLKGVERLCRELGILLILDEVQSGIGRCGSLLAEQRYGVRADIIALGKGLGGGVPLAALLARGKACCFEWGELEGTHHGNALMAAAGVAVLDAVLDSNFLNHVRANGQYLGEGLARLARRYGQGELRGQGLLWGLSVSNDSADALVKAALHEGLILNAAQPDCLRFTPALTVSKSNIDEMLLRLTRAFARVHTAQVQCRKGIAV, encoded by the coding sequence ATGAATCTGTTTAACCTGCGTCGCCCCGGCCCCAGCCTTGACGACCTGATCCTGGAGTCCCAGCCCGTGACGCTGCGCGATAACCCGTCCACCCAGTGTCTGATGCCTAGCGTGGACCGACCGTCCCAGGTATTTGTGCGTGGCCAGGGTTCCTGGCTGTGGGACAGCGATGATCGCGCCTATCTCGATTTTTCCCAGGGCGGCGCCGCCAATAGCCTGGGACACAGTCCGTCGGCGCTGGTCGCTGCCCTGGCGGACCAGGCGCAAGCGCTGATTAACCCAGGTAACGGCCTGCACAACCGCGCTCGGTTGAATTTGGCTGACCGCCTGTGCCACAGCACTGGCAGCGACCAGGCCTATGTGCTCAACACCGGCGCGGAAGCCTGTGAGGCGGCGATCAAACTGGCGCGCAAGTGGGGCCAACTGCATCGCGGCGGCGCTCACCACATCATCACCGCCAGCAGCGCGTGTCACGGTCGCAGCCTGGGTGCGTTGGCGGCGTCGGCGGATGCGCGCCAGAACCGTTTCGAACCGCAATTGCCTGGCTTCAGCCATGTCCCGTTCAATGACCTGCCCGCGCTGCATGCAGCGGTGGATGCACAAACGGTGGCAATCATGCTGGAGCCGATCCAGAGCGCGGCCGGCGTCATCCCGGCGCGCGAAGAATATCTCAAGGGTGTCGAACGGCTGTGCCGCGAACTGGGGATCCTGTTGATCCTCGATGAAGTGCAGAGCGGAATCGGCCGCTGCGGCAGCTTGCTCGCGGAGCAGCGCTATGGCGTGCGTGCCGACATCATCGCCCTCGGCAAAGGCCTGGGCGGCGGCGTGCCATTGGCCGCCTTGCTGGCCCGGGGCAAAGCCTGTTGTTTTGAGTGGGGCGAGCTGGAAGGCACTCATCACGGCAACGCCTTGATGGCGGCTGCCGGGGTCGCCGTGCTCGACGCCGTGCTGGACAGCAACTTTCTAAACCATGTGCGTGCTAATGGCCAGTACCTGGGCGAAGGGCTGGCACGCCTTGCGCGCCGCTACGGCCAGGGCGAACTGCGTGGTCAAGGCCTGCTGTGGGGCCTGTCGGTGTCAAATGACTCGGCAGACGCGCTAGTGAAGGCAGCGCTGCACGAAGGCCTGATCCTCAACGCTGCGCAACCCGATTGCTTGCGCTTCACCCCGGCGCTGACCGTCAGCAAAAGCAACATCGACGAAATGCTCTTGCGCCTGACCCGCGCCTTCGCCCGCGTCCACACCGCCCAAGTGCAATGCCGCAAAGGCATCGCCGTTTAA